One window of the Acaryochloris sp. CCMEE 5410 genome contains the following:
- a CDS encoding DevA family ABC transporter ATP-binding protein, which yields MEPVVSIRHLNHAFGKGQLRKPVLKDISLDLNPGEIVILMGPSGSGKTTLLTLIGALRSQQEGSLKFLNQELLGAPKKKLVKLRQQIGFIFQSHNLLDCLTAQENVRMSLKLHTHLTLEERTRRAIAILESVGLGEHIHYYPANLSGGQKQRVAIARALVSYPKLVLADEPTAALDSKTGRDAVEIMRKLAQEEGCTVMLVTHDNRILDMADRILQMEDGQLLPTS from the coding sequence ATGGAACCCGTTGTTTCGATCCGTCATCTCAATCATGCTTTTGGCAAGGGGCAGTTACGTAAGCCTGTGCTGAAGGATATTAGCCTAGATCTCAATCCTGGTGAAATTGTGATTCTGATGGGGCCGTCGGGAAGTGGAAAAACGACGTTATTGACGCTGATCGGGGCGTTGCGATCGCAACAGGAAGGCAGCCTTAAATTCCTCAACCAAGAACTCCTAGGTGCCCCCAAGAAAAAGCTGGTCAAGCTCCGCCAGCAAATTGGTTTTATTTTCCAGTCTCATAATTTGCTGGACTGTCTAACGGCCCAAGAGAATGTGCGCATGTCTCTGAAGCTGCATACGCACTTGACGTTGGAGGAACGGACTAGGCGTGCGATCGCAATCCTGGAATCCGTTGGTTTAGGCGAACATATCCATTACTATCCGGCCAATCTATCGGGGGGACAAAAGCAAAGAGTCGCCATTGCTCGCGCCCTCGTCAGCTACCCTAAACTCGTCCTCGCCGATGAGCCTACTGCTGCCCTCGATAGCAAAACGGGTCGAGATGCAGTTGAAATCATGCGAAAATTGGCTCAAGAAGAAGGCTGTACAGTAATGTTAGTAACGCACGACAATCGGATTCTGGATATGGCTGATCGGATCTTGCAAATGGAAGATGGTCAGCTATTACCGACTTCCTGA
- a CDS encoding COR domain-containing protein, with protein sequence MTKDQLLKIIWEAAQRGDTELDLGGERLDSLPEEFGQLTSLSSLDLRRTHLESLPKSLGQLTKLTYLDLSNNNLGTLPAELDQLTYLTYLDLSDNSLTELTKRFGQLSSLNQLYLSQNELKSLPKNFGQLKKLTYLDLTSNHFVSLPKTLGQLINLTHLNLNSNKLTRLPKELGQLVNLNSLNVAGNQLVCLPEILVQLTKLNSLNCAGNGLTSLPKGISQLINLTELGLGSTFSERNRFTSLPEEFGQLTNLTRLDLSGNQLTSLPEEFGQLTNLTRLDLSGNQLTSLPEEFGQLTNLTWLDLSGNRLTSLPDFFDGLVNLNSLNLQDNPLNVELSALEAQGKNAILQYLRERAKESLALYEAKLILVGEGAVGKSSLLGALRGDAWIENRDTTHGIETRAVCLEHPSVTNVEITLNAWDFGGQPIYRPTHQLFFSSPAIYLIVWKPREGPEQGFVEYWSRLIKHRAYDINRPDERPRILVVATHGGPKERQAYIDEIALGDQFSEVLVSFHHVDSKTGAGIDELKAEIARVASTLPGMGRKVAASYKRTREALSNIREPYLSYSNFARFCLDRGLDQSQTKLFASMSHELGHFIHYGNDESLKDIVILKADWLSKAISFAFEDEQVKKQSGLVTHRHLGQLWNDLARPQTEQYDPSIHPIFLRLMERFDLTYRVIESGTHAEPTSLIAQLVPGNRPQQLSEYWKVEPNSNEIQRAQVCRIVDANTGLPGMAEGILYQLIVRLHRYSLGRKDNTRNCHWQRGLILDDTYNGRAFLELIGNDIRITVRATYPQYFLQHLSEEVKWLVENFWKGLRCQITVPCQQPCGKNEPGLGLFEISKLIESRNRGRPEYPCPIPDCDEWQNIDTLLSQAPSSTSQDFSILLDEKLASQSAEMRRGQVLIYRAVQNNYQELHTDLKILMSQADEQFSKLMAELADDARDAPRLYSIIPNNAEQWAEMGWAKIKVRVTLWCAHSRLPVPQLANNSKCGSYLLEQPREWLLRVAPYAKFTARILSLILPVARSVAQWSLDDPSYKAIEENLDLGQKSFNALLQASGDAGNMLMQGEKGLSNQGGLSNLYGESKQLEGIPLRLLQERIRQEDPYFGGLKRVQDRRRQFLWVHPKYHEIYNPELPEIPQDR encoded by the coding sequence ATGACAAAAGATCAGTTGCTGAAAATTATTTGGGAAGCCGCTCAGAGGGGAGATACAGAACTCGATCTTGGGGGAGAACGTCTAGATAGTCTACCTGAAGAATTTGGTCAACTAACCAGCCTTAGTTCTTTAGACCTCCGAAGAACTCATTTGGAAAGTTTACCTAAATCTTTGGGTCAGTTGACCAAACTGACCTATCTCGATCTCAGCAATAACAATCTTGGAACTCTTCCGGCAGAACTTGATCAATTAACCTATCTAACTTACTTAGATCTTAGTGACAATAGCTTGACTGAATTAACAAAAAGATTTGGTCAATTAAGCAGTCTCAACCAGCTTTATCTATCGCAAAATGAACTAAAAAGTCTGCCAAAAAATTTTGGTCAGCTAAAAAAACTCACTTATCTTGATCTAACAAGCAATCACTTTGTCAGCTTACCTAAGACACTCGGTCAGCTGATCAACCTTACACACTTAAACCTCAATTCTAATAAGCTCACTAGACTACCCAAAGAGTTGGGGCAACTGGTTAATCTTAATTCGTTGAATGTTGCTGGAAATCAACTAGTTTGTCTGCCTGAAATTCTTGTTCAACTAACTAAGCTTAATTCACTGAACTGTGCTGGTAATGGGTTGACCAGCTTGCCAAAGGGCATTTCCCAACTTATCAACCTCACTGAATTAGGACTTGGTTCAACTTTTTCTGAACGCAATAGGTTTACTAGCCTACCTGAGGAATTTGGCCAACTGACCAATCTTACTAGGCTTGACCTCTCCGGTAATCAACTGACTAGCCTACCTGAGGAATTTGGCCAACTGACCAATCTTACTAGGCTTGACCTCTCCGGTAATCAACTGACTAGCCTACCTGAAGAATTTGGCCAACTGACCAATCTTACTTGGCTTGACCTCTCCGGTAATCGACTGACTAGCCTACCTGATTTCTTTGATGGATTGGTTAATCTTAATTCTCTTAATCTTCAAGATAATCCTCTTAACGTTGAACTGTCTGCTCTTGAAGCACAGGGTAAGAATGCTATTTTGCAATATCTTCGTGAACGAGCCAAAGAATCATTAGCACTATATGAAGCTAAACTCATTCTTGTTGGCGAAGGAGCGGTAGGAAAAAGTAGTCTACTTGGTGCATTACGTGGTGATGCATGGATTGAGAATCGAGATACAACCCATGGCATCGAAACTCGTGCTGTTTGTCTAGAACACCCTTCAGTGACAAACGTAGAAATCACCCTCAACGCCTGGGATTTTGGTGGACAACCCATATATCGCCCTACTCACCAGCTCTTCTTCAGTTCCCCTGCTATATATCTCATAGTTTGGAAGCCCCGTGAGGGACCAGAGCAAGGTTTTGTGGAATATTGGTCTCGGTTAATTAAACATCGTGCTTATGATATTAATCGACCAGATGAACGTCCCCGTATTTTAGTTGTTGCTACTCACGGTGGTCCAAAAGAACGCCAAGCATACATTGATGAAATAGCTCTAGGTGATCAGTTTAGTGAGGTACTTGTCAGCTTTCATCATGTGGATAGTAAGACGGGTGCTGGCATAGATGAATTAAAAGCTGAAATCGCACGAGTTGCTTCAACTCTTCCAGGTATGGGACGTAAAGTTGCCGCGAGTTATAAGCGCACTCGCGAAGCCTTATCTAATATTCGAGAACCATACCTTTCCTACAGCAATTTTGCCAGATTCTGTCTAGATCGTGGCTTGGATCAAAGCCAGACTAAACTTTTCGCTTCCATGTCACATGAGTTGGGACATTTTATACATTATGGTAATGATGAGAGTTTAAAAGATATCGTTATTCTCAAAGCTGACTGGTTGAGTAAGGCTATCAGCTTTGCCTTTGAAGATGAGCAGGTAAAAAAACAAAGTGGTCTTGTCACACACCGTCATCTTGGGCAGCTTTGGAATGATTTGGCTCGTCCGCAGACTGAACAGTACGATCCATCTATTCATCCAATCTTTCTACGATTAATGGAAAGATTTGATCTTACTTATCGTGTCATCGAATCTGGGACTCATGCAGAACCAACGAGTTTAATTGCCCAACTTGTTCCTGGAAATCGTCCTCAGCAGCTCTCGGAATATTGGAAAGTAGAGCCTAATTCTAATGAAATCCAACGTGCCCAAGTTTGCCGCATTGTTGATGCGAATACTGGATTACCCGGGATGGCTGAAGGCATTTTATATCAACTGATTGTCCGTTTGCATCGCTACTCTCTTGGTCGCAAAGATAATACTAGAAACTGCCACTGGCAGAGAGGTCTCATACTTGACGATACTTATAACGGTAGGGCCTTTCTCGAACTTATAGGTAACGATATACGTATTACTGTTCGTGCTACATATCCTCAATACTTCTTGCAGCATCTCAGTGAAGAAGTAAAATGGCTAGTCGAGAACTTTTGGAAAGGACTGCGCTGTCAGATTACTGTGCCGTGCCAGCAACCTTGTGGGAAAAATGAACCAGGCTTAGGTCTGTTTGAAATTAGTAAGTTGATTGAAAGTCGCAATCGTGGGCGTCCTGAATACCCCTGCCCAATTCCTGATTGTGACGAATGGCAGAACATTGATACTCTCTTGTCTCAAGCGCCTTCCTCTACTAGTCAAGATTTTTCAATCCTGCTTGATGAGAAACTTGCTTCTCAATCAGCTGAAATGAGGCGAGGTCAAGTACTTATATATCGCGCTGTTCAGAATAATTACCAAGAATTGCACACTGATCTGAAAATACTAATGAGCCAAGCAGATGAGCAATTCTCTAAGTTGATGGCTGAATTAGCAGATGATGCTAGAGATGCCCCTCGACTTTATAGCATTATCCCTAATAATGCAGAGCAGTGGGCTGAAATGGGCTGGGCGAAAATTAAAGTTAGAGTTACCCTCTGGTGCGCACATTCGCGCCTTCCTGTACCTCAGCTAGCTAACAACTCCAAATGTGGTTCATATCTTCTTGAGCAGCCTCGTGAATGGCTTTTGCGAGTCGCTCCTTATGCTAAATTTACTGCTAGAATCCTTTCATTAATCCTCCCCGTTGCACGTTCAGTTGCTCAGTGGTCTTTGGATGACCCATCTTACAAAGCTATCGAAGAAAATCTCGATCTTGGACAGAAATCATTTAATGCTTTGCTTCAAGCTAGTGGTGACGCTGGAAATATGCTAATGCAAGGTGAGAAAGGATTATCAAACCAAGGGGGTTTGTCGAATTTGTATGGTGAATCTAAACAGTTAGAAGGCATTCCTTTAAGGTTACTGCAGGAACGTATTAGACAAGAAGACCCCTATTTTGGGGGACTGAAGCGAGTTCAAGATAGACGACGACAGTTTCTCTGGGTCCACCCGAAGTACCACGAAATATATAATCCAGAGTTGCCCGAAATACCACAAGATCGGTAG
- a CDS encoding flotillin family protein produces MELITLLLGLSGLSLVAGWSVTKNFYCICQPSEVLIFAGPRTRLTNGQTMGYRLVKGGSSLQMPLLEQTFRMDLTNMIIDLQVTGAYSKGGIPLTVTGVANIKIAGTEPTIHNAIERLLGKKRAEVEQLAKETLEGNLRGVLASLTPEQANSDQIAFAKSLLEEAEADLEKLGLLLDSLQIQTISDEVSYLDSLGRQQQAELIRDARIAEAKAKAESQIQDSANLRRTALRQLRRDEEIAKADADKRVRDALTRRVAAIEEVESVVGVQVARVQAEAAVETERIRQVEQQLQADVIAPAEADCQAAIATAKGKAAQIIEEGKAQATGTRQLGQSWQAAGAAAQDIFMFQQLHILTKLMAASVPDVSVQNVTVIDAQRGATATKLAAFLEQFQQATGMDMQQVLGKLTSPETSTEPSWPKVEPGSDLLEAAS; encoded by the coding sequence GTGGAACTGATCACTTTACTACTCGGCCTCAGTGGACTTAGCCTCGTGGCTGGGTGGAGTGTAACGAAGAACTTCTACTGCATTTGCCAACCCAGTGAAGTGCTGATCTTTGCGGGGCCACGCACGCGGCTAACCAACGGCCAAACGATGGGCTATCGCCTGGTGAAAGGGGGCAGTAGTTTGCAGATGCCGCTGTTAGAGCAAACCTTTCGCATGGACTTAACTAATATGATTATTGATCTCCAGGTGACGGGAGCCTATTCCAAAGGTGGTATTCCGCTGACGGTCACGGGAGTTGCCAATATTAAAATTGCAGGCACCGAACCGACTATTCATAATGCCATTGAGCGCCTCTTAGGTAAAAAACGGGCAGAGGTGGAACAGCTTGCCAAAGAAACCTTGGAAGGGAATTTACGAGGTGTTTTAGCGAGTTTGACCCCTGAACAAGCCAATTCCGATCAGATTGCCTTTGCTAAAAGCCTCCTGGAGGAAGCCGAAGCGGATCTAGAAAAGTTGGGGCTGCTCCTCGATAGTTTACAGATCCAAACCATTTCCGACGAGGTGAGCTACTTAGACTCTTTGGGGCGTCAACAACAGGCCGAGTTGATCCGGGATGCCCGCATTGCAGAAGCGAAGGCAAAAGCCGAGTCGCAGATTCAAGATTCTGCCAATCTGCGTCGTACCGCTCTCCGCCAACTTCGACGGGATGAGGAAATTGCGAAGGCTGATGCGGATAAGCGGGTTAGAGATGCGTTAACTCGGCGAGTGGCCGCCATTGAGGAGGTGGAATCTGTGGTGGGGGTGCAGGTGGCTCGCGTCCAGGCCGAGGCCGCAGTAGAAACAGAGCGGATTCGTCAGGTGGAACAGCAGCTCCAGGCGGATGTGATTGCCCCAGCAGAAGCAGACTGTCAGGCTGCGATCGCAACCGCCAAAGGCAAAGCCGCCCAGATTATCGAAGAGGGCAAAGCTCAAGCTACTGGTACGCGCCAGTTGGGTCAATCCTGGCAAGCGGCGGGCGCAGCAGCGCAGGACATTTTCATGTTTCAGCAGCTTCATATTTTGACCAAGCTGATGGCGGCAAGCGTCCCGGATGTGAGTGTTCAGAATGTTACGGTGATTGATGCCCAACGAGGAGCCACTGCCACCAAACTGGCTGCTTTTCTAGAACAATTCCAGCAGGCCACGGGCATGGACATGCAACAGGTGCTAGGGAAATTGACGTCCCCAGAGACCTCTACAGAACCGTCATGGCCCAAGGTTGAGCCGGGATCTGATCTCTTGGAGGCCGCCTCATGA
- a CDS encoding type II toxin-antitoxin system VapC family toxin — MKPVFLDSGAFFALLVVEDAFHQRAADLFQQANSEGWHLITTNLVVVETYALILARTRKGRDHAVAFLNGLDTSACHIERITEQDEALGAEIVRTHRDKTYSLCDAISFAVMQRLGIAETISFDKHFREFGQFIVL, encoded by the coding sequence GTGAAGCCAGTATTTTTAGACAGTGGAGCTTTCTTTGCCTTATTAGTGGTCGAGGATGCTTTTCATCAACGCGCTGCCGACCTATTTCAACAGGCAAATTCTGAAGGCTGGCATCTTATCACTACCAATTTAGTAGTGGTTGAAACCTACGCTCTTATCCTTGCGCGAACTAGAAAAGGCCGAGATCATGCTGTTGCGTTTCTCAATGGTCTTGATACTTCTGCTTGTCATATAGAAAGGATTACTGAGCAGGATGAAGCGCTTGGTGCAGAGATTGTCCGTACTCATCGGGATAAAACTTATTCACTATGTGATGCCATCAGTTTTGCCGTTATGCAGCGTCTGGGTATTGCGGAAACAATCTCGTTTGATAAGCACTTTCGTGAATTTGGTCAATTTATCGTGTTGTAA
- a CDS encoding HlyD family efflux transporter periplasmic adaptor subunit: MTVPGAKRQDGKWLIVILGSSLLMSACGLLQAQPTPTPTPIAVKSNRVVARGKIIPEFDVIKLSVSNAEDSRVNRILVKVGDRVRANQVIATLQGADRRLADLKAAQANVKLLQARLIKAKQGDAKPGGIAAQQAVVVRLETQLPVEIKQKEAEIVSAQASLREAALTYQRRQQLFKQGAISRAEVDTAREEFETTRATLATQIASLEQTVTTLKAQILEEKARLAELQQVRPIDVTIAQAELEQALIEVEQRRADYDDTQVRAPIPGQILRINTKVGEQVNTQLGIVDLGRTEQMFVQAEVYETDVSKVRKGQRAKILSEYGGFEGEIQGVVDDVGLQIDPRTLSTGNNNPTTDENARVVNVSIRIDKDDSPIVAGLTNMQVRVTIDLQEKAG, from the coding sequence ATGACGGTCCCAGGAGCAAAGCGACAAGACGGCAAATGGTTGATAGTCATTCTGGGATCCTCGTTACTGATGAGTGCCTGTGGACTGTTGCAAGCTCAGCCCACTCCTACTCCCACTCCTATAGCCGTCAAGTCTAACCGAGTAGTGGCTCGGGGCAAAATTATTCCTGAATTTGATGTGATCAAGTTATCGGTCTCGAATGCCGAAGACAGCCGAGTCAATCGGATTTTGGTCAAAGTAGGCGATCGCGTGCGCGCCAATCAGGTGATTGCAACCCTCCAAGGTGCTGATCGTCGGCTCGCGGATCTGAAGGCAGCACAAGCTAATGTCAAACTCTTACAAGCGCGCCTGATCAAGGCCAAACAAGGAGATGCCAAACCGGGAGGTATTGCGGCCCAGCAAGCCGTTGTGGTCCGGTTGGAAACCCAGCTTCCCGTTGAGATTAAGCAAAAAGAGGCCGAAATTGTCAGTGCTCAAGCCTCGTTGCGAGAGGCTGCACTCACTTATCAGCGTCGTCAACAACTTTTTAAACAGGGCGCGATTAGTCGGGCAGAAGTGGATACTGCTCGCGAAGAATTTGAGACCACTCGCGCCACCTTAGCGACCCAAATCGCATCTTTAGAACAAACCGTTACTACTTTAAAAGCACAAATTCTAGAGGAAAAGGCTCGGTTAGCTGAACTTCAACAGGTCCGCCCCATTGACGTTACCATTGCCCAAGCCGAGCTAGAACAAGCGTTGATTGAAGTGGAACAACGACGGGCTGACTATGATGATACGCAAGTTCGAGCGCCCATCCCTGGCCAGATTTTGCGAATCAATACCAAGGTGGGAGAGCAGGTGAATACGCAGCTTGGCATTGTCGATTTGGGACGAACCGAGCAAATGTTTGTCCAGGCGGAAGTCTATGAAACGGATGTGAGTAAGGTTCGGAAAGGCCAACGAGCCAAGATTCTCAGTGAATATGGTGGATTTGAAGGGGAGATCCAGGGGGTGGTGGATGATGTCGGCCTCCAGATTGACCCTCGGACCTTATCAACCGGAAATAACAACCCCACGACCGACGAAAATGCTCGGGTCGTCAATGTTTCCATTCGCATCGACAAAGACGATAGTCCCATTGTCGCTGGTCTGACGAATATGCAAGTCAGAGTCACCATTGACTTACAGGAGAAGGCCGGATGA
- a CDS encoding serine/threonine-protein kinase, with translation MSNQIVRDGLRPGYVLQTVSNGHRYQIQQKLSDKAGRQTYLAQDSEQNEQVIIKILNFDDALTWDHFKLFEREAKTLQNLSHPAIPKYRDYLDLDSGDFKGFALVQTYIKAQSLESYLQAGCTFSEAEIKQLAESLLEILTYLHSQNSPVIHRDLKPSNILLGDRSGNHLGQVYLVDFGSVQTVASKESGTITIVGSYGYIPFEQFCGQAVPASDLYSLGMTLLYLATGVHPADLPQKQGEIQINNTGLSRPLEQWLKQMTSPRLDRRFPDAQSALKALIHHQAYHQTQLQPLYTRVQLRRIHETFEADCLTEVSQSLYFHSL, from the coding sequence ATGAGTAATCAGATCGTACGTGATGGTCTCCGACCGGGCTACGTCCTACAGACAGTAAGCAACGGCCATCGCTACCAAATCCAACAAAAACTCAGTGACAAAGCAGGTCGACAAACCTATTTGGCACAAGATTCTGAGCAAAACGAGCAGGTGATCATCAAAATACTCAACTTTGACGATGCTCTGACCTGGGACCATTTCAAATTATTTGAACGGGAAGCCAAAACCTTACAAAATCTCTCTCATCCAGCTATCCCAAAATACCGAGACTATCTTGACCTGGATTCAGGGGATTTTAAAGGGTTTGCACTAGTCCAAACCTATATCAAAGCCCAATCATTGGAGTCTTATCTCCAGGCAGGATGCACCTTCAGTGAAGCAGAAATTAAACAGCTCGCTGAATCCTTGCTAGAAATTTTGACCTATTTGCACAGCCAAAATTCCCCTGTCATCCACCGAGATCTGAAACCGAGTAATATTCTCCTGGGTGACCGTTCAGGCAACCACCTCGGTCAAGTCTACCTCGTTGATTTTGGGTCAGTGCAGACCGTTGCCAGCAAAGAAAGCGGCACTATCACCATTGTTGGCAGTTATGGCTATATTCCCTTCGAGCAATTTTGCGGACAAGCGGTTCCTGCCTCTGATTTGTACAGCTTGGGGATGACCCTACTCTATCTGGCAACGGGGGTTCATCCGGCTGATTTACCTCAAAAGCAAGGTGAAATTCAAATCAACAATACAGGTTTAAGTCGCCCGTTAGAACAATGGCTCAAGCAGATGACGAGTCCTCGGTTGGATCGTCGCTTCCCTGATGCCCAGTCTGCATTGAAGGCACTGATTCACCATCAAGCCTACCATCAAACTCAATTACAACCTTTATATACTAGAGTGCAATTGCGGCGTATCCATGAAACCTTTGAGGCTGACTGCCTGACAGAAGTATCTCAAAGCCTTTATTTTCATAGTCTTTGA
- a CDS encoding transposase, which translates to MLICLGILCPLPSKKAQSVERRWQRFLCNPLIDVHKLYVPLVLLALKNWRTHRLYLAMDTTVLWNEYCMIHVSVVCCGRAVPLLWKVLEHKSAAVAFEEYQPLLRQARWLLRQHPDVMLLADRGFANHQLMSWLQQSRWHYCLRIPCDVLLHGPRQCPREVRRLWPSKGEALLYRNVGLWDDGLYRCNLVLANIRGVKEPWAVITDESPSLQTLWQYALRFRVEELFLDSKSGVFELEESKIRCADALERLYLIAAVALLYSTAQGMAVHIKGLRQQVDPHWHRGISYLKIGLRWLKGVVHKGRELLMPVPLFTKDPQPCFASKKAQKKHYNKIWFSRIRSLQCKAL; encoded by the coding sequence ATGCTTATCTGCTTGGGAATCCTATGTCCCCTGCCGAGCAAAAAAGCCCAAAGTGTCGAGCGTCGCTGGCAACGCTTTCTGTGCAATCCGCTCATTGATGTCCACAAACTGTATGTCCCTTTGGTCCTTCTAGCGCTTAAGAACTGGCGAACCCATCGCCTTTACCTAGCGATGGATACCACGGTTTTATGGAATGAATACTGCATGATTCATGTATCCGTTGTCTGCTGTGGCAGAGCAGTACCGTTGTTATGGAAAGTATTAGAGCACAAGAGTGCGGCGGTTGCTTTTGAGGAATATCAACCGCTATTGCGTCAGGCCCGTTGGTTATTACGGCAGCATCCAGATGTCATGTTGTTAGCAGATCGTGGGTTCGCGAACCATCAACTGATGAGCTGGTTACAGCAGAGCCGTTGGCATTACTGTCTGCGTATCCCATGTGATGTCCTTCTCCATGGCCCCCGTCAATGTCCAAGAGAAGTCCGTAGGTTATGGCCATCCAAAGGAGAAGCTCTCCTCTACCGTAATGTCGGGCTTTGGGATGATGGCCTCTATCGGTGCAATTTGGTACTGGCGAATATCCGAGGCGTAAAAGAACCATGGGCAGTGATTACAGATGAATCACCCTCGTTACAAACCTTGTGGCAATACGCCTTGAGGTTTCGGGTGGAAGAATTATTCCTCGATAGTAAATCTGGTGTGTTTGAGCTTGAAGAGTCGAAAATTCGCTGTGCTGATGCTCTGGAGAGGCTGTACCTGATTGCTGCTGTGGCACTGCTATACAGCACGGCTCAGGGGATGGCTGTTCATATTAAAGGGCTACGCCAACAGGTTGATCCCCATTGGCACAGAGGCATTAGCTATCTCAAGATTGGATTGCGGTGGCTCAAGGGGGTGGTCCATAAAGGACGGGAGTTGTTGATGCCAGTCCCCTTATTCACCAAGGATCCGCAACCGTGTTTTGCCTCTAAAAAAGCTCAAAAGAAACACTACAACAAAATCTGGTTCTCTCGTATCCGCTCTCTACAGTGCAAAGCTTTATGA
- a CDS encoding FtsX-like permease family protein, producing MKWGRLRNLTAERPLAWAQLSHQKARLAVALTGVAFANILMFAQLGIRAVLFDGITLIHEHLQGELFLISSYSRALGFQSFARVYLYQANAVPGVDTASPLYILGQVDWINPEQLPAEHPIPPELLSPPGQDQSGDQEIQIFPDRVKILAFNLTQPAFTLPEINQQLDKLKEPDSILYDRLSQDGLGPIPDLITQKPQLTTVMGNRRTQIAGLFTLGSTLFTKGHVIMSDLNYAARNGPESLESVSVGLVSLDAGADPLQVKAQIQQALPPSIQVLTREELIQKEVAFWETDPSGTVLNFGAMMGFVVGVIVVYQVLYSDVLEHLPEYATLKAMGFADNALLRVVLQEAMILAVLGFVPGCVASVGVYSLLSSLTKIPLSLRPDVMVQVFILTIVMCMGAGGIATQKLRQADPADVF from the coding sequence ATGAAATGGGGCCGCCTGCGCAATTTAACGGCTGAACGCCCCTTGGCTTGGGCGCAGCTTTCCCATCAAAAAGCTCGCTTGGCCGTTGCTCTGACAGGGGTAGCCTTTGCCAATATCCTTATGTTTGCCCAACTGGGAATTCGGGCGGTGTTGTTTGATGGCATTACCTTAATTCATGAGCATCTCCAAGGTGAGCTGTTCCTGATATCGTCTTACTCTCGGGCCTTGGGATTTCAGTCTTTTGCGCGGGTGTATCTGTATCAAGCAAATGCCGTCCCTGGAGTAGATACAGCGAGTCCTCTCTATATCCTGGGACAAGTGGACTGGATCAACCCGGAGCAACTCCCCGCCGAACATCCGATTCCCCCCGAGTTATTGTCTCCTCCAGGGCAAGATCAGTCGGGCGATCAAGAGATTCAAATTTTTCCAGATCGGGTTAAAATTCTGGCCTTTAACCTCACCCAGCCTGCCTTTACCCTGCCCGAGATCAATCAGCAACTGGACAAGTTGAAAGAACCCGATTCGATTCTCTACGACCGCCTGTCTCAGGACGGGTTGGGACCGATTCCCGATTTAATCACGCAGAAACCGCAGTTAACGACGGTGATGGGAAACCGCCGCACTCAAATTGCCGGGTTGTTTACCTTAGGGAGCACCCTGTTCACCAAAGGGCATGTGATTATGAGTGACTTGAACTATGCCGCCCGCAATGGACCCGAGAGTTTAGAGAGTGTCAGTGTGGGATTGGTGAGTTTGGATGCAGGCGCTGACCCCCTGCAAGTTAAAGCGCAAATCCAACAGGCCTTACCGCCTTCGATTCAGGTGTTAACCCGAGAAGAACTGATCCAAAAAGAAGTGGCGTTTTGGGAAACGGATCCAAGTGGCACGGTCCTTAATTTCGGGGCGATGATGGGTTTTGTGGTGGGAGTGATTGTGGTGTATCAGGTCCTCTACTCGGATGTGCTAGAACATTTGCCAGAATATGCCACCTTGAAAGCGATGGGGTTTGCAGATAATGCTTTGCTACGGGTTGTCCTACAGGAAGCCATGATTTTGGCGGTGTTGGGTTTTGTGCCTGGATGTGTGGCCTCCGTCGGGGTCTATAGCCTGCTCAGTTCTTTGACCAAAATTCCTTTGAGCTTGCGACCCGATGTGATGGTCCAAGTGTTTATCTTAACCATTGTTATGTGTATGGGAGCAGGTGGAATTGCGACTCAGAAGCTACGCCAAGCCGACCCTGCGGATGTGTTTTAA